The Janthinobacterium tructae genome contains the following window.
CTTGATCGTCGACGATCATGTGCTGAACCGCGAATTCCTGACCGCACTGCTGGGCTACGGCGGCCACCGCCTGCTGGAGGCGGCCAATGGCGCCGACGCGCTGGAAATACTGCGCACCGAGCGGCCGGACCTGATCATCTCCGACATCCTCATGCCGAACATGGACGGCTACGAATTCGTCACGCGCGTGCATGCCGATCCCGCGCTGACCGACGTGCCCATCATTTTTTATACGGCCACCTACCGCGAGCAGGAAGCGATCTTGCTGGCGCAGGCGTGCGGCGTGCGCTGGGTGTTGCCCAAGCCGTCCGATCCTGAAGTCATCGTGCGCACGGTCAACGAGGCGCTGGGACTGATGCCGGCGGCCGCCCAGGCGCCCATTGTGCCGGGCGGTGCTGCGGCGCGTCCCGCCACTGGCAAGCTGGCCGGCATCGATCACCAGGTCAGCGGCTACCTCGACGAAGTCGAGTCCAGCAGCCAGCAGATTTCGCAGCTGGCCAGCCTGCGCGAAGGCCATGCCGCCATGCCCGAAGACCTGGGCATCATGACGGAGCGCCTGTCGCGCTCTCTGTCGAGCCTGCAGGCGGTGAGCCTGCGCCTGACGGCCCTGATCGAGCTGGGCATCGAGCTGGGCGCCGAACGCGATCCGCGCGCCTTGATCGAGGCGGGCTGCAAGGTGGCGCAGAATATCTGCGTCTCCAAGTATGCCTGCATCGGCGTGCTGGAAGAGGGCGCCGAAAAGCTCAGTTATTTTTCCTCGTGCGGCGCCGAGAAAGACCTCGAGCGCATTGCCAGCGCGCCGCGCACGGGCATCCTGAACCGCTTGCTGGAACAGCGCCAGCCCTACCGTGTCAATGGCTTGAAGGGCGACCCCGGCGCGCTGGGCCTGCCCGACACGCACCCGCCCGTGCATTCCTTCCTGGGCGTGGCCATCGCCTCGCGCGAGCGCAGCCACGGCTGGCTGTACCTGGTCGACAAGCTGGGGGCGACTGAATTTTCCGAAGTCGACGAACGCGTGGCCGCCACGGTGGCGGCGCAGATCGCCGTCGCCTACGACAACCTGCTGCTGTACGACGAGATCAAGCGCCACCACGAGCAGCTGACCCTGGACATGGCGGCGCGCATCCGTCTCGATGAAGACTTGCGCCGCTTCCGCCTGGCGATGGATGCCACGGCCGACGCGATTTTTCTCGTCGACCGCGCCGGCATGTGCTTCGTCGACGTCAACCAGACTGCCTGCCGCATGCTGGGCTTTGAGCGCGAGGATTTCCTGCGCGTGGGGCCGGGGCGCGCGAACGAGGGCGAGACCCAGCTGGAAGAACTGTACAACAAGCTGCTGGCCGGCGACCAGGGTGGCCCGATGACGGAGTTGCAGCTGCAGCGCAAGGATGGCTCGCCGCTGTCGGTGGAAGTGCAGCGGCGTACCCTGCGCTCGGGGCAGAGCTGGATTCTGGTGGCTGTGGCGCGCGACATCACCGAGCGCAAGGATGCCGAGCAGCGCCTGATGAAGCTGGCCCATTTCGATACCTTGACGGGCTTGCCGAACCGCAGCCAGTTTTACGCCTCGCTGACCCATTCGCTGTCCCAGGCGGCCGAACACCAGTGGGCCGTGGCCGTACTGTTCATGGATATCGACCGCTTCAAGAATATCAACGACACCCTGGGCCATACCATCGGCGACGACCTGCTGCGCCAGTTTTCCAGCCGCCTGGTCGATTGCCTGCGCGTGCGCGATACCATCGGCCGCTTTGGCGGCGATGAATTTGCCACCATCCTGGTGCTGCCGGAAGGCGTCCAGCATGCCGTGGGCGTGGTCGAGAAGATCCGCGAAGCGATGCGCAAGCCCTTCGACTTGCAGGGCCACGAGGTGACGGTGACGGTCAGCATCGGCATTTCCGTGTTCCCCGAAGACGGCGTCGATGCGGACACCCTGATTCAGTATGCCGACACGGCCATGTACCGCGCCAAGGAGGCCGGGCGCGATGCCTTCCGCTTCTTCACGGCGGAAATGAACGCGCAATCGATGGCGCGGCTGGACATGGAAAATGCCCTGCGGCGTGCCATCGACAACGAGGAATTCGTGCTGTTCTTCCAGCCCAAGGTGAATATCATATCGGGGCGCATCAGCGGAGCCGAGGCGCTGATACGCTGGCGCCGCCCCGGCCACGGCATGGTTTCGCCGGCCCTGTTCATCCCCTTGCTGGAAGAAACGGGGCTGATTGTGCGCGTCGGTAACTGGGTGCTGGACGAGGCATGCAAGAAGATCAGCGAATGGGGTGCCAGCAGCATCGGCCCCGTGCACCTGTCGGTGAATGTCTCGGGCATCCAGTTTTTCGTCGGCGGCCTGGAAGAAGAGGTGCTCAAGGCGATCAGCAAGCACGATATCGCGCCCGACCTGCTGGAACTGGAGCTGACGGAAAGCTCGCTGATGTCGAACGCCGAGGAAACCATCGCCGTGCTGCGCAACCTGAAGGCGCTGGGTATCCAGATTTCCATCGACGATTTCGGCACCGGCTATTCCAGCCTGGCCTACCTGAAGCGCTTCCCCATCGACAAACTGAAGATCGACATCGCCTTCGTGCGCGAAGT
Protein-coding sequences here:
- a CDS encoding EAL domain-containing protein, translating into MSARILIIEDNATNMELMVYLLRAFGYTPLAAYDGEEGVRMARSELPDLIICDVHLPKLDGYGVVAELKKDPLLRKIPALAVTALAMVGDRERLLEAGFNGYIGKPIEPDLFVAELESFLPGAPSTPVKNDIATILIVDDHVLNREFLTALLGYGGHRLLEAANGADALEILRTERPDLIISDILMPNMDGYEFVTRVHADPALTDVPIIFYTATYREQEAILLAQACGVRWVLPKPSDPEVIVRTVNEALGLMPAAAQAPIVPGGAAARPATGKLAGIDHQVSGYLDEVESSSQQISQLASLREGHAAMPEDLGIMTERLSRSLSSLQAVSLRLTALIELGIELGAERDPRALIEAGCKVAQNICVSKYACIGVLEEGAEKLSYFSSCGAEKDLERIASAPRTGILNRLLEQRQPYRVNGLKGDPGALGLPDTHPPVHSFLGVAIASRERSHGWLYLVDKLGATEFSEVDERVAATVAAQIAVAYDNLLLYDEIKRHHEQLTLDMAARIRLDEDLRRFRLAMDATADAIFLVDRAGMCFVDVNQTACRMLGFEREDFLRVGPGRANEGETQLEELYNKLLAGDQGGPMTELQLQRKDGSPLSVEVQRRTLRSGQSWILVAVARDITERKDAEQRLMKLAHFDTLTGLPNRSQFYASLTHSLSQAAEHQWAVAVLFMDIDRFKNINDTLGHTIGDDLLRQFSSRLVDCLRVRDTIGRFGGDEFATILVLPEGVQHAVGVVEKIREAMRKPFDLQGHEVTVTVSIGISVFPEDGVDADTLIQYADTAMYRAKEAGRDAFRFFTAEMNAQSMARLDMENALRRAIDNEEFVLFFQPKVNIISGRISGAEALIRWRRPGHGMVSPALFIPLLEETGLIVRVGNWVLDEACKKISEWGASSIGPVHLSVNVSGIQFFVGGLEEEVLKAISKHDIAPDLLELELTESSLMSNAEETIAVLRNLKALGIQISIDDFGTGYSSLAYLKRFPIDKLKIDIAFVREVTSNPDDAAIVLAIISMAHSMKLEVIAEGVENDAQLAYLRRHGCDEMQGYYFSRPVPQEEFEQMLMAGKLLQAPQDAGSEEQQTLLIVDDDVFMLDVLSDFLAQDGYRILTAQTAAEGFDILARHKVQVILCDQCMPLMSGTEFMERVKHLCPDTFRIMLSAFADLTPIMAAINRGAVDRFYTKPWKGAVLRENIREGFRLHTLLHGPVKAAA